In Danaus plexippus chromosome 9 unlocalized genomic scaffold, MEX_DaPlex mxdp_26, whole genome shotgun sequence, the following proteins share a genomic window:
- the LOC116767454 gene encoding uncharacterized protein LOC116767454: MLKIFKLRRLCKRIKKLNRTSKVKSVTIVLTMAIVYACFFTLIIYHIYHITFAQHDPKRNEINQRILRNLQNYDTPMRHIHNNEIYKDYYTNEVDSIEMEETRQDRKKVYMKDRRVGNTDKMAWYTSCKTLRNKEKFRLENDFINVQCFDYDTHNKSYLIYEDNYIFCKRITLPDAKKNVNQDKYNVLMIGMDSMSLPRFAQTMTRTINFFKSRNWQSYRGYNKVGDNKLSNLIPALTGKHSSEIFKNCLRRTDRCNKYFLWSLFKKSGYVTAYGEDNLELDGEDNLESDTFSREFSFRKSPTDHYIKPFFLNREYYTDNRSILCCGKTTSGKQILDFAYDFALTYRNDSFFGFFWINSFSHNINSHPQDADVLFEDFFNRLFYTGVLDNTFIVFISDHGIRFGKPRLQLESYYDDRMPFLFFWIPNQFRIRYPAKLKGILINQFRLITPYDLFATLQDINNLANNKSVTNRGNIKGNYENKIERQSMFKIISDNRACKDVGIHEKFCTCHKLYPLDVADAEGIKSVKYVVSYMKTALKTIKTKRCWSCSNITIQNISRIHFYFDSNKINLYYVIAFSMSPKNTFYEAVVLRNDTRLALVGSINLISQYDGFGSCTMKRTDKIFCICQRIYNCRISNK, translated from the exons atgttgaaaatatttaaattaagacgATTATGCAAAAG aataaaaaaacttaaccgGACATCGAAAGTGAAGTCGGTAACAATAGTACTGACAATGGCGATAGTTTATGCTTGtttctttacattaattatttatcatatttaccACATAACATTTGCTCAACATGATCccaaaagaaatgaaataaaccaGCGAATATTAAGAAACCTACAAAACTACGACACTCCCATGAGGCATATAcacaataatgaaatttacaaagattattatacaaatgagGTGGATTCTATCGAAATGGAAGAAACGAGACAAG ataGGAAAAAAGTTTACATGAAGGATAGACGTGTGGGAAATACGGACAAGATGGcttg GTACACGTCATGCAAAACTTTAaggaataaagaaaaattcagATTAgagaatgattttattaatgtccaGTGCTTTGACTATGATACACACAATAAGTCCTATCTCATTTATGAagataattacatattttgtaaaagaatTACATTACCTGACGCAAAGAAAAATGTCAATCAAGATAAGTATAACGTGCTAATGATTGGAATGGATTCAATGTCCCTACCTCGTTTTGCTCAAACAATGACCCGTACaatcaatttctttaaaagtcGTAACTGGCAAAGTTATCGAGGATACAACAAA GTAGGAGACAACAAATTATCGAATTTAATACCAGCATTGACAGGAAAACATTCCTccgaaatttttaaaaattgtcttaGAAGAACGGAtagatgtaataaatatttcctttggagtttattcaaaaaatctgGATACGTCACTGCATATGGAGAAGATAATTTAGAATTGGATGGAGAAGATAATTTAGAATCGGATACTTTCAGCAGAGAATTCAGTTTTAGAAAATCACCGACtgatcattatataaaaccattttttctGAATAGAGAGTATTATACAGACAATCGTTCCATTTTATGTTGTGGTAAAACAACTTCCGGTAAGCAGATACTGGATTTTGCTTACGATTTCGCTTTAACATACAGAAACGACTCTTTCTTTGGTTTCTTTTGGATAAATTCTTTTAGTCACAACATAAATAGTCATCCTCAAGATGCAGACGTATTATTTGAGGACTTCTTTAATAGACTTTTTTACACAGGAGTATTAgacaatacatttattgtgTTCATAAGCGATCATGGAATAAGATTTGGTAAACCACGACTGCAGTTAGAGTCATATTACGACGATAGAATgccttttcttttcttttggATCCCTAATCAATTCAGAATAAGATATCCGGCAAAACTGAAAGGAATTTTAATCAATCAGTTCAGATTGATAACGCCTTACGATTTGTTCGCTACTCTTcaagatataaataacttagcTAACAATAAATCAGTTACAAACCGAGGTAACATAAAAGgcaattatgaaaataagatTGAAAGACAAagcatgtttaaaattataagtgatAACAGGGCTTGCAAAGACGTCGGTATTCATGAAAAATTCTGTACTTGCCACAAGCTGTATCCTCTTGATGTAGCGGACGCGGAAGGAAttaaaagtgtaaaatatGTAGTCTCCTACATGAAAACAgcgttaaaaactattaagacTAAACGTTGCTGGAGCTgttcaaatattacaatacaaaatataagtagaattcatttttattttgacagtaacaaaattaatttgtactaTGTGATAGCTTTTTCTATGAGTCCTAAGAATACATTTTACGAGGCGGTTGTCTTACGTAATGATACGAGATTGGCTCTCGTAGGAAGCATCAATCTAATTTCACAGTACGATGGATTTGGAAGCTGTACCATGAAAAGAACAGACAAGATTTTTTGCATCTGccaaagaatttataattgtcgaatatctaataaataa